Proteins found in one Bacillus subtilis subsp. subtilis str. 168 genomic segment:
- the pelB gene encoding endo-pectin lyase (Evidence 2a: Function from experimental evidences in other organisms; PubMedId: 1731776, 2018526, 2185758, 7764549, 22695924; Product type e: enzyme), translated as MKRLCLWFTVFSLFLVLLPGKALGAVDFPNTSTNGLLGFAGNAKNEKGISKTGTTGGKNGQIVYIQSVNDLKTHLGGSTPKILVLQNDLSASAKTTVTIGSNKTLVGSYAKKTLKNIYLTTSSAFGNVIFQNLTFEHSPQINGNNDIQLYLDSGMNYWIDHVTFSGHSYNASGSDLDKLVYIGKSADYITISNSKFANHKYGLILGYPDDSQHQYDGYPHMTIANNYFENLYVRGPGLMRYGYFHVKNNYSNNFNQAITIATKAKIYSEYNYFGKGSEKGGILDDKGTGYFKDIGSYPSLNKQTSPLTSWNPGSNYSYRVQTPEYTKEFVTKYAGSQSTTLVFGY; from the coding sequence ATGAAACGACTTTGTTTATGGTTCACCGTCTTTAGCTTGTTTTTGGTTCTCTTGCCTGGAAAAGCATTAGGTGCAGTCGATTTTCCGAATACCTCAACAAATGGCCTTTTAGGTTTTGCCGGAAATGCCAAAAATGAAAAAGGCATCTCTAAAACGGGCACAACGGGTGGAAAAAACGGGCAGATTGTTTACATTCAAAGCGTAAATGATTTAAAAACCCATCTAGGAGGATCCACTCCGAAAATTTTAGTGCTTCAAAATGATCTTTCCGCATCTGCGAAAACAACAGTTACCATTGGCTCAAATAAAACACTCGTGGGCTCTTACGCGAAAAAAACGCTGAAAAATATTTATTTAACAACTTCATCAGCTTTTGGAAATGTCATTTTTCAAAATTTAACGTTTGAACACAGTCCGCAGATTAACGGAAATAATGATATCCAGCTTTATTTAGATTCCGGTATGAACTATTGGATTGATCACGTCACATTCTCAGGTCATAGCTATAATGCAAGCGGAAGCGATTTGGACAAACTCGTGTATATCGGAAAATCCGCAGATTATATCACGATCAGCAACTCAAAATTTGCGAATCATAAATACGGTTTGATTTTAGGATACCCGGATGATTCTCAGCATCAATATGACGGCTACCCCCACATGACAATCGCCAATAATTATTTTGAGAACTTGTATGTTAGAGGCCCAGGTCTGATGAGATACGGTTACTTTCATGTTAAAAACAATTACAGCAATAATTTTAACCAGGCGATTACAATTGCTACAAAAGCAAAAATATATTCCGAATATAATTACTTTGGGAAAGGCAGTGAAAAAGGCGGCATCCTTGACGACAAGGGCACTGGTTATTTCAAAGACATAGGCAGCTATCCATCACTCAACAAGCAAACCTCTCCGCTGACTTCTTGGAATCCTGGGTCAAACTATAGCTATCGTGTCCAAACGCCGGAATATACAAAAGAATTTGTCACGAAATATGCCGGATCACAAAGTACAACTCTGGTATTTGGCTACTGA
- the yoaM gene encoding putative SOS response associated protein; defective prophage 6 (Evidence 3: Putative function from multiple computational evidences; PubMedId: 23945014, 26070154; Product type f: factor), with product MCGRFTLYSAFDDIIDQFDIDQFFPKGEYQPSYNVAPSQNILAIINDGSNNRLGKLRWGLIPPWAKDEKIGYKMINARAETITEKPAFRRPLVSKRCIIPADSFYEWKRLDSKTKIPMRIKLKSSALFAFAGLYEKWSTHQGYPLYTCTIITTEPNEFMKDIHDRMPVILAHDHEKEWLNPKNTSPDYLQSLLLPYDADDMEAYQVSSLVNSPKNNSAELLDAENHM from the coding sequence ATGTGCGGCAGGTTTACTTTGTACTCTGCATTTGATGATATTATTGACCAGTTTGACATCGATCAATTTTTTCCTAAAGGTGAATACCAGCCAAGCTATAATGTCGCACCATCACAAAACATCCTTGCAATCATCAATGATGGATCAAATAATCGCTTAGGCAAGCTTAGATGGGGACTTATTCCACCTTGGGCAAAAGATGAAAAGATCGGTTATAAAATGATCAATGCTCGAGCCGAAACAATTACCGAGAAACCGGCCTTTCGAAGACCGCTTGTCAGCAAACGCTGCATCATACCAGCAGACAGTTTTTATGAATGGAAACGGCTTGATTCCAAAACCAAAATCCCAATGCGGATCAAATTGAAATCATCTGCTCTTTTTGCGTTTGCTGGCTTATATGAAAAGTGGAGCACACATCAAGGATACCCTCTTTATACCTGCACCATCATAACAACTGAGCCTAATGAGTTCATGAAAGATATACACGACCGAATGCCGGTTATATTGGCCCATGATCATGAAAAGGAGTGGCTTAACCCCAAAAATACAAGCCCTGATTATCTGCAAAGTTTGCTGCTGCCTTATGATGCTGATGACATGGAAGCATACCAGGTTTCATCATTAGTAAATTCACCCAAAAATAATTCAGCTGAGCTTCTTGATGCAGAAAATCATATGTAG
- the yozS gene encoding putative permease, phage-related; defective prophage 6 (Evidence 3: Putative function from multiple computational evidences; Product type m: membrane component) — MKALIFLSSLTAIGSSILGRWLGMLDDSYAVGDAWFIGVLAGLISLLILIDSQTMTKNYIVSLSTILGILGVGFIYFPAAFINILLSITLDKQKKEDLHVR; from the coding sequence ATGAAAGCACTCATATTTTTATCCAGTTTGACTGCCATTGGGAGCTCTATATTGGGGCGATGGTTAGGGATGCTGGATGATTCTTATGCTGTTGGCGATGCTTGGTTTATAGGTGTTTTAGCTGGATTGATTTCACTTCTAATATTGATTGACAGTCAAACGATGACAAAGAATTACATAGTAAGTTTAAGTACGATACTAGGCATTCTTGGAGTGGGATTTATATATTTTCCAGCTGCATTCATCAACATATTATTAAGTATTACACTGGATAAACAAAAGAAAGAAGACCTTCATGTAAGATGA
- the oxdD gene encoding oxalate decarboxylase (Mn2+-dependent); spore constituent (Evidence 1a: Function from experimental evidences in the studied strain; PubMedId: 11546787, 14697267, 14973022, 15628860, 25526893; Product type e: enzyme) translates to MLLEQQPINHEDRNVPQPIRSDGAGAIDTGPRNIIRDIQNPNIFVPPVTDEGMIPNLRFSFSDAPMKLDHGGWSREITVRQLPISTAIAGVNMSLTAGGVRELHWHKQAEWAYMLLGRARITAVDQDGRNFIADVGPGDLWYFPAGIPHSIQGLEHCEFLLVFDDGNFSEFSTLTISDWLAHTPKDVLSANFGVPENAFNSLPSEQVYIYQGNVPGSVASEDIQSPYGKVPMTFKHELLNQPPIQMPGGSVRIVDSSNFPISKTIAAALVQIEPGAMRELHWHPNSDEWQYYLTGQGRMTVFIGNGTARTFDYRAGDVGYVPSNAGHYIQNTGTETLWFLEMFKSNRYADVSLNQWMALTPKELVQSNLNAGSVMLDSLRKKKVPVVKYPGT, encoded by the coding sequence ATGCTGTTGGAACAACAACCAATCAATCATGAAGACAGAAACGTGCCGCAGCCTATTCGAAGTGATGGAGCTGGAGCTATTGATACAGGCCCGCGAAATATAATACGGGATATTCAAAATCCGAATATATTTGTTCCGCCTGTTACAGATGAGGGTATGATTCCTAACTTGAGATTTTCATTCTCAGACGCTCCCATGAAATTAGATCACGGCGGCTGGTCAAGAGAAATCACCGTAAGACAGCTTCCGATTTCGACTGCGATTGCAGGTGTAAACATGAGCTTAACTGCGGGAGGCGTCCGCGAGCTTCATTGGCATAAGCAAGCGGAGTGGGCTTATATGCTTTTGGGACGGGCACGTATCACCGCTGTTGACCAAGACGGACGAAATTTCATTGCTGATGTTGGTCCCGGCGACCTTTGGTACTTCCCGGCAGGAATTCCGCATTCCATACAGGGATTGGAACACTGCGAGTTTCTGCTCGTTTTCGATGATGGGAACTTTTCTGAGTTTTCAACGTTAACCATTTCAGATTGGCTTGCACACACACCAAAAGATGTTCTGTCTGCAAATTTCGGTGTCCCGGAGAATGCTTTCAACTCTCTTCCGTCTGAGCAAGTCTATATCTACCAAGGGAATGTGCCGGGATCAGTCGCCAGTGAAGACATTCAGTCACCATATGGAAAAGTCCCCATGACCTTTAAACACGAGCTGTTAAATCAACCCCCAATTCAAATGCCAGGGGGGAGTGTACGAATTGTGGATTCTTCTAACTTCCCAATTTCAAAAACGATAGCCGCTGCACTTGTTCAGATTGAGCCTGGCGCGATGAGAGAGCTTCATTGGCATCCCAATAGCGATGAGTGGCAATATTATCTAACAGGACAGGGACGAATGACGGTATTTATCGGAAATGGGACTGCCCGCACATTTGATTATAGAGCAGGCGACGTTGGATACGTGCCTTCTAATGCCGGACACTATATACAAAACACTGGTACAGAAACATTATGGTTTTTAGAAATGTTCAAAAGTAACCGCTATGCAGATGTGTCACTCAATCAGTGGATGGCATTGACGCCTAAAGAATTAGTACAAAGCAACTTGAATGCTGGATCAGTCATGCTTGATTCTCTGCGCAAGAAGAAAGTGCCTGTTGTGAAATATCCCGGTACGTAA
- the yoaO gene encoding hypothetical protein (Evidence 4: Unknown function but conserved in other organisms), translated as MRKKNNIKKWLLIIAGFLIICIITLFVMVSGNKVKYEGSGKSGLWMSNLEKSDKTSIGPNYFLNLYWQGSKKEEKWTVVERITLYVDGEKYQDDNVDEYDLSEYTGDEMPGGGRMEDHISTFDYMPEDEVIGHDVLVKVEWRTGQKKQTEAIKLHKKPWYKK; from the coding sequence ATGAGAAAAAAGAACAATATTAAGAAATGGCTATTGATCATTGCTGGATTCTTGATCATCTGCATCATCACATTATTTGTAATGGTGTCAGGGAACAAAGTGAAATATGAGGGCAGCGGGAAAAGCGGACTGTGGATGTCTAACCTTGAAAAATCAGACAAAACTTCAATTGGACCCAATTATTTTCTAAATCTATATTGGCAGGGGAGTAAGAAGGAAGAAAAGTGGACTGTTGTTGAAAGAATTACTCTGTATGTAGATGGCGAAAAGTATCAAGATGATAACGTAGATGAGTACGACTTATCGGAGTACACAGGTGATGAAATGCCGGGTGGGGGACGCATGGAGGACCATATTTCCACCTTTGATTATATGCCTGAAGATGAAGTGATAGGTCATGATGTATTAGTAAAAGTGGAGTGGAGGACAGGCCAGAAAAAACAGACAGAAGCAATCAAATTACATAAGAAGCCATGGTATAAAAAATAG
- a CDS encoding hypothetical protein (Evidence 5: Unknown function) yields the protein MKQKMHLRAVIRFNLVFRKHFNLSQKFRQSSVRSLALSYFLFGNILIVFSY from the coding sequence ATGAAACAAAAAATGCATTTAAGAGCTGTTATACGTTTTAATCTTGTCTTTAGAAAGCACTTTAATTTAAGTCAAAAGTTTAGACAGTCATCTGTTAGATCATTAGCCCTTTCTTATTTTCTTTTCGGTAACATTTTGATCGTATTTTCCTACTAA
- the yoaP gene encoding hypothetical protein (Evidence 4: Unknown function but conserved in other organisms), protein MCYIEITKDNIEDNHICCALSTKQYEHAVNEKKRWLKARMDEGLVFYRLHERAKVFIEYLPANEAWVPINAPNFMYINCLWVSGRYKNNGHAKRLLDKCIADAKACGMDGIIHIAGKKKLPYLSDKHFFEHMGFTLQDEAAPYFQLMALTWNGLADSPAFKSQVKSDSINEKGITIYYTAQCPFAVGMINDLRELTEKKGVQFQSIQLSSKEEAQKSPAIWTTFSVFFDGRFVTHEIMSINKFEKLLNTLA, encoded by the coding sequence ATGTGCTACATTGAAATCACAAAGGACAATATTGAAGACAATCATATTTGCTGTGCATTAAGCACGAAACAATATGAGCATGCAGTTAATGAAAAGAAGAGATGGCTCAAAGCTCGAATGGATGAAGGATTGGTGTTCTATCGCTTACATGAACGGGCAAAAGTCTTTATTGAATACCTACCTGCGAATGAGGCATGGGTGCCTATCAATGCGCCTAATTTTATGTACATTAATTGTCTGTGGGTGTCTGGCAGATATAAAAATAACGGTCATGCGAAACGATTGTTGGACAAATGTATAGCAGATGCGAAAGCGTGCGGCATGGATGGCATTATCCATATCGCAGGCAAGAAAAAACTGCCCTATTTAAGTGATAAGCATTTCTTTGAGCATATGGGGTTTACTCTACAAGATGAAGCTGCCCCTTATTTTCAATTAATGGCTTTGACTTGGAATGGCCTTGCAGATTCTCCTGCATTTAAGAGCCAGGTGAAAAGTGATTCTATCAATGAAAAGGGGATTACGATATACTATACAGCTCAGTGTCCGTTTGCAGTGGGCATGATAAATGATTTGCGGGAATTGACTGAAAAGAAAGGGGTTCAATTTCAGTCAATTCAGTTATCATCGAAAGAAGAGGCACAAAAGTCACCAGCTATTTGGACAACTTTTAGCGTTTTTTTTGATGGGAGATTTGTGACTCACGAGATCATGAGTATAAATAAATTTGAAAAGTTACTTAATACACTAGCTTGA
- the yoaQ gene encoding hypothetical protein (Evidence 4: Unknown function but conserved in other organisms), translating to MVEKCYSCLICGYKGLIQNPLYKGEYQKTFDICPCCGFEFGYSEDHDVRLGFIVTPDHLIEAAFQLYRKQWLESGMVIAHPEDIPEELKNGNCLKFEVLLKQLKKLNLDIENFEISGF from the coding sequence TTGGTGGAAAAATGTTATTCTTGTTTAATTTGCGGATACAAAGGATTAATTCAAAATCCTTTGTATAAAGGCGAGTATCAAAAAACGTTTGACATTTGTCCATGTTGCGGTTTTGAATTTGGCTACAGTGAGGATCATGATGTGAGGTTAGGTTTTATTGTAACTCCTGATCATTTAATTGAGGCTGCATTTCAATTGTATCGCAAACAATGGCTTGAGAGCGGGATGGTAATTGCTCATCCGGAAGATATTCCAGAAGAATTGAAAAATGGCAATTGCTTAAAATTTGAAGTTTTGTTGAAACAATTGAAAAAACTAAATCTTGACATAGAAAATTTTGAAATTAGCGGTTTTTAA
- the yozT gene encoding conserved hypothetical protein (putative phage origin); putative defective prophage 6 (Evidence 4: Unknown function but conserved in other organisms), whose translation MTVINDYREEPEEAFWILYPMGVKCLSMITKSLLNTNRDFVTDCAFQLNILLIMTVKPKQVQPVSSLKTANFKIFYVKI comes from the coding sequence GTGACTGTGATTAATGACTATAGAGAAGAACCAGAGGAGGCCTTTTGGATACTTTATCCGATGGGAGTGAAATGTTTGTCGATGATCACAAAGTCTTTATTGAATACGAATAGAGACTTTGTGACTGATTGCGCATTTCAACTTAACATTTTACTGATAATGACAGTGAAACCTAAACAAGTGCAACCTGTTTCATCATTAAAAACCGCTAATTTCAAAATTTTCTATGTCAAGATTTAG
- the yozF gene encoding putative lipoprotein (Evidence 3: Putative function from multiple computational evidences; Product type lp: lipoprotein), which yields MKRVLFSVIVFTAVGFTFCQSKAHALTFTVLPITQKTDQWSVKVSEAKNVKEFTRPHKGEYQVYSLEVKNIGEKAATVDVQLYRNDPNSITRFSLFGCPDENCVKPKEDSKMLAESLNDGSPLKFNHFMLADKASELEVVIIWTQKGQEGRNLKQTFKFTEDGVN from the coding sequence GTGAAAAGGGTATTATTTTCTGTAATTGTTTTTACAGCAGTTGGATTTACGTTTTGCCAATCAAAAGCGCATGCCCTGACTTTTACGGTGTTGCCTATTACACAAAAAACAGACCAGTGGTCAGTAAAAGTAAGTGAAGCAAAAAATGTAAAGGAATTTACGAGACCTCATAAAGGAGAATATCAAGTATATTCCTTGGAAGTCAAAAATATAGGGGAAAAAGCAGCTACAGTGGATGTGCAATTGTATAGAAATGACCCTAATTCAATCACAAGGTTTTCGCTTTTTGGATGTCCCGATGAAAATTGTGTCAAACCAAAAGAAGATTCTAAAATGTTAGCTGAAAGTTTAAATGATGGCTCACCGCTGAAGTTCAATCATTTTATGCTGGCAGATAAGGCCTCTGAATTAGAGGTTGTTATAATTTGGACACAGAAGGGGCAAGAAGGACGCAATTTAAAACAGACCTTTAAATTCACTGAAGATGGCGTTAATTAG
- the yoaR gene encoding putative factor for cell wall maintenance or synthesis (Evidence 3: Putative function from multiple computational evidences; PubMedId: 8631706; Product type f: factor), with the protein MIQILITGLFLLAQPSEPQDSLTVTQQGRTIATVNREDFTMPLPGTPMVDYEKYSKFIKQLDQKVYREPINAVLNDHGSIVPGRVGYKLYQQAFMEKFYAYFYGQGPSKIEVPEMNIYPKVDSELLAHISTQQLGQYVTYFNSSNKSRSHNISLSAKAIDNHVVFPNETFSFNQVVGMRTRNKGYKSAPIIVKGELSEGVGGGICQVSSTLFNAVDRAGLQIVQRYSHTRSVPYVPPGRDATVSWGGPDFRFQNQYNQPILIRAKRYGGSMIITLYSSDVINSRLRKIPKAPSRIPKEINAEQ; encoded by the coding sequence ATGATACAAATTTTGATCACTGGTCTTTTTTTATTGGCTCAGCCGAGTGAGCCGCAGGACAGTTTAACGGTCACACAGCAAGGACGGACGATTGCCACTGTTAACCGTGAAGACTTTACAATGCCTCTTCCCGGCACTCCAATGGTTGACTATGAAAAATACAGTAAATTCATCAAACAGCTTGATCAGAAAGTGTACCGTGAGCCGATAAATGCTGTCCTTAACGATCATGGAAGCATCGTCCCGGGCAGGGTTGGCTACAAACTGTATCAACAGGCGTTTATGGAAAAGTTTTATGCGTATTTTTATGGGCAAGGTCCCTCCAAGATAGAAGTGCCGGAAATGAACATTTATCCGAAAGTTGACAGCGAGCTGCTAGCTCACATCAGTACGCAGCAGCTTGGTCAGTACGTGACGTATTTTAACTCAAGCAATAAAAGCCGTTCACACAATATTTCTCTTTCTGCAAAAGCAATCGACAATCACGTTGTTTTCCCTAATGAGACGTTTTCGTTTAACCAAGTTGTGGGAATGAGAACTCGGAACAAAGGATATAAAAGTGCACCCATTATTGTAAAAGGGGAGTTGTCTGAAGGTGTAGGAGGAGGAATTTGTCAGGTGTCCTCAACTCTATTTAATGCAGTAGATCGTGCAGGACTGCAGATCGTTCAGCGCTATTCTCATACTAGAAGTGTACCATATGTACCGCCCGGACGGGATGCGACGGTAAGCTGGGGAGGTCCTGACTTTCGCTTTCAAAACCAATATAACCAACCAATCTTAATTCGGGCAAAAAGGTATGGGGGAAGTATGATTATTACGCTATACTCTTCTGATGTGATTAACAGCAGATTGAGAAAAATCCCCAAAGCTCCTTCTCGGATACCGAAAGAAATAAATGCAGAGCAGTAA
- the yoaS gene encoding putative toxin of a toxin / antitoxin system (Evidence 3: Putative function from multiple computational evidences; PubMedId: 15849754, 16850406, 19493340; Product type f: factor), translating to MNRMSTIFLKIALVLIGIPILALCIFLVPKVANYSAELFPNIAYIKYLVFIYLYVTAIPFYFALYQAFKLLSYIDKNKAFSGLSVRALKNIKYCAVTISIFYAAGMPVFYLMAEIDDAPGIIVIGLVIIFASMVIAVFAAVLQKLLKEAIDIKSENDLTV from the coding sequence ATGAATCGAATGTCGACAATTTTTTTAAAGATAGCTTTGGTTCTTATTGGAATTCCAATTCTTGCTTTATGCATTTTTTTAGTGCCTAAGGTAGCCAACTATTCAGCAGAATTATTTCCAAATATCGCTTATATAAAATATCTCGTTTTCATCTATTTGTATGTAACGGCGATACCTTTTTACTTTGCTCTTTATCAAGCGTTCAAACTTTTAAGCTATATTGACAAAAACAAAGCTTTCTCGGGTTTGTCTGTAAGAGCTTTGAAGAATATAAAATATTGCGCAGTCACTATCAGTATCTTTTACGCAGCAGGCATGCCTGTCTTTTATCTGATGGCCGAGATAGACGACGCCCCGGGTATCATTGTGATCGGATTGGTTATTATTTTTGCTTCAATGGTGATTGCGGTCTTTGCTGCTGTTCTTCAAAAACTGTTAAAAGAAGCGATTGATATAAAATCAGAAAATGACTTAACGGTCTGA
- the yozG gene encoding putative antitoxin of a toxin / antitoxin system; putative transcriptional regulator (Evidence 3: Putative function from multiple computational evidences; PubMedId: 19493340; Product type r: regulator), with product MAIIINIDVMLAKRKMSVTELSERVGITMANLSILKNGKAKAIRLSTLEAICKALECQPGDILEYRSDEDTGFVKKKYEGSTEK from the coding sequence ATGGCGATTATTATCAACATTGATGTGATGCTTGCTAAGAGGAAAATGAGCGTAACAGAGCTTTCAGAGAGAGTTGGCATCACCATGGCTAATCTTTCGATATTAAAAAACGGAAAAGCAAAGGCTATTCGATTATCAACTTTAGAAGCGATTTGCAAGGCTTTAGAATGTCAGCCCGGGGATATATTGGAATACCGAAGTGATGAAGACACAGGATTCGTAAAGAAAAAATATGAAGGATCAACAGAAAAATAA
- the yoaT gene encoding putative integral inner membrane protein (Evidence 3: Putative function from multiple computational evidences; PubMedId: 15849754, 16850406; Product type m: membrane component): protein MRAIKQIVHFGWEQALSCLFPAVIFASLAITQIIPLPFLPRYDWLLIICVLMQLWMVRSGLETRDELKVITLFHLIGLALELFKVHMGSWSYPEEGYSKIFGVPLYSGFMYASVASYLCQAWRRLKVELVKWPSFFAVVPLAAAIYLNFFTHHFSIDIRWWLSGLVIIVFWQTWVTYEVNGARYRMPLALSFILIGFFIWIAENIATFFGAWKYPNQIDTWSLVHLGKVSSWLLLVIVSFLIVASLKQVKEQSPTKAEMDESFS, encoded by the coding sequence ATGAGAGCCATAAAACAAATCGTCCATTTTGGCTGGGAACAAGCCCTTTCATGTTTGTTTCCTGCCGTTATTTTTGCCTCTTTGGCTATTACGCAAATCATCCCACTGCCCTTCTTGCCGCGGTATGACTGGCTGCTCATTATCTGCGTTCTCATGCAATTGTGGATGGTGCGTTCCGGTCTTGAGACACGGGATGAATTAAAAGTGATCACATTATTCCACCTTATTGGGCTTGCTCTGGAACTTTTTAAAGTCCATATGGGCTCCTGGTCTTATCCAGAAGAAGGATACTCCAAAATATTTGGAGTACCTTTGTATAGCGGCTTTATGTACGCAAGTGTAGCCAGTTATTTGTGCCAGGCATGGAGAAGGCTTAAGGTTGAACTGGTTAAGTGGCCGTCTTTTTTTGCAGTTGTTCCGCTTGCCGCAGCGATTTATTTGAATTTTTTCACCCACCATTTTTCTATAGACATTCGATGGTGGTTATCAGGGCTTGTCATCATTGTCTTTTGGCAAACATGGGTTACATACGAGGTGAATGGAGCTCGTTACCGTATGCCGCTCGCACTTTCTTTTATACTCATCGGATTTTTTATATGGATAGCGGAAAATATCGCTACGTTTTTTGGAGCTTGGAAATATCCAAACCAAATCGATACATGGAGTCTCGTACACCTTGGAAAGGTAAGTTCATGGCTCTTGCTAGTGATTGTTAGCTTTCTTATAGTAGCATCATTAAAACAAGTTAAGGAGCAGAGTCCCACAAAGGCAGAGATGGATGAATCTTTTTCTTAG
- the yoaU gene encoding putative transcriptional regulator (LysR family) (Evidence 3: Putative function from multiple computational evidences; PubMedId: 17526699; Product type r: regulator), with the protein MVMNMNHLHIFVKVGEKLNITEAAKELFISQPAVSKAIKNLESSLQLKLLIRDKHHGLMLTDIGKEILLLARQMKGIESKIYQVANRENKLLNGKVKIGSFPAVSTNIMPQAIAAFRSNYPLIRIELIEGTSDQIKGWVEDRTVDIGIAASPFEPFENQLLCNDYMVAVIPPQRDELKLEKHVDLETYQDDLIFCKGGHEIAMSNAFSQYNIELKENLTVQNAETLINMVKNNLGIGIISNFTLSSVPHQLIKKDIFPRVTRDIGVIAHSFEEITPAAHEFVKVLKAVVI; encoded by the coding sequence ATGGTTATGAACATGAACCATCTTCACATATTTGTAAAAGTTGGGGAGAAATTAAATATTACAGAAGCGGCAAAAGAATTGTTCATCTCTCAGCCGGCGGTAAGTAAAGCGATAAAAAACCTGGAGAGCTCACTGCAGCTCAAATTATTGATCAGGGATAAACATCATGGTTTAATGCTGACTGACATCGGAAAAGAAATATTGCTGCTGGCGAGGCAAATGAAGGGAATTGAAAGCAAAATATATCAAGTAGCCAACCGGGAAAACAAGCTGTTAAACGGGAAGGTGAAAATTGGTTCATTTCCTGCAGTTTCAACAAATATCATGCCACAGGCGATTGCGGCATTCAGATCAAACTACCCGCTGATCCGCATAGAATTGATCGAAGGAACCTCTGACCAAATAAAAGGATGGGTTGAAGATCGGACGGTTGATATCGGGATCGCAGCATCTCCATTTGAACCGTTTGAAAATCAGCTATTGTGTAACGACTATATGGTGGCCGTCATCCCGCCGCAGCGTGACGAATTAAAACTTGAAAAGCATGTCGACCTTGAAACATATCAAGATGACCTCATTTTTTGTAAAGGCGGTCATGAAATCGCGATGTCAAACGCATTTTCGCAATACAACATCGAATTAAAGGAAAACTTAACTGTGCAAAATGCCGAAACCTTGATTAATATGGTCAAAAATAACTTGGGTATCGGCATCATTTCAAACTTTACACTTTCATCCGTCCCGCATCAATTGATTAAAAAGGACATCTTTCCTAGGGTCACACGCGATATTGGCGTCATCGCACATTCATTTGAAGAGATAACGCCGGCGGCGCATGAGTTTGTCAAAGTGTTGAAAGCAGTTGTAATCTGA